Proteins encoded by one window of Antechinus flavipes isolate AdamAnt ecotype Samford, QLD, Australia chromosome 4, AdamAnt_v2, whole genome shotgun sequence:
- the COG1 gene encoding LOW QUALITY PROTEIN: conserved oligomeric Golgi complex subunit 1 (The sequence of the model RefSeq protein was modified relative to this genomic sequence to represent the inferred CDS: deleted 3 bases in 2 codons), with protein sequence MAPHGKRKRSAPNKNGEAAQKSGGSYLLPSRRPAPSCSRGSATMAAAMAGPLALKRPELRDAAALFEAHGAEEIRGLERQVRAEIEHKKEELRQMVGERYRDLIEAADTIGQMRCCAEGLLDAVRATDQCCARLRQQSHATATATSRPSRTPQPQQASQEKFYSMAAQIKLLLEIPEKIWSSMEASQYLHATQLYLLCCHLHGLLRLDSTSGSYSPVLARFPILVRQVAAASHFRSTILHETKMILRCQTVSDQAVAEALSSVMLLEDSSPRQALTDFLLARKAAIQQLLNQPHHGAGIKAQICSLVELLVTTLYQAHALFYTLPEGVLPDPSLPCGVLFSTLDSVTSQRPAGKGIVSVLQEMKLCSWFKHLPASIVEFQPTLRTLAHPINEEYLKDTLQKWISMCHEDIKSGITNLLVYVKSLKGLASIRDAVWELLTSESMSRSWEMVCRRLLDKRLSFWEDLLQQLFLDRLQTLTREGFDSISSSSKQLLTSALQELEASSSTSPNKQVQFEHNMSLFLWSESPSDLPSDAAWVNVANRSQCVSSGLSMKAQALSPYVQSFCLALDSKLKVKLDDLMAYLPSDAPKEASGMQTKNSAFDRYSDAGTVEGMLRNHCAACTEQIVACVRTELQGAEAVLRGLVQTLSRSKLSSVLFMARLCQSLGELCPHLKRCILGKSGSSEKPTREPRSMKKQMKGKAQEVNPILAKWHEVKEQLLEQSLLGYRLWSTAITNVLVHDFTRSLLLDNAGSILAMATNWDELEIQEETETGSSVTSKIRLPVQPSWYVQSFLFSLCQEINQVGGHALPKATLQEMLKGCLVQVLAGYEKLSEEKPTKKEGMFPMTQNRALQLLYDLRYLNIVLTVKSEEVKSSRSKQDSRIEKVTDFLEGLIDPFDLDVFTPHLNSNLNRLVQRTSVLFGLLTGTDNQFSARSSTFNSQEPHNILPLASSQIRFGLLPLSTTSTRKAKSAGRSTEPKDQVVLPTLSRADDDMMRPGSLFRQLVTEEEDTSTPSLFKLSWLSSMTK encoded by the exons ATGGCTCCCCATGGAAAGCGGAAGCGCTCAGCCCCAAACAAAAATGGCGAG GCGGCCCAAAAGTCTGGCGGAAGTTACCTCCTACcctcccgc cgccccgccccgtcCTGCAGCAGAGGTAGCGCCACGATGGCGGCAGCGATGGCCGGTCCGCTGGCTCTCAAGCGGCCGGAGCTGCGGGATGCCGCAGCGCTATTCGAGGCACATGGAGCGGAGGAGATCCGCGGGCTGGAGCGACAAGTACGAGCGGAGATCGAGCATAAGAAAGAGGAGCTGCGGCAGATGGTCGGCGAGCGTTACCGCGACTTGATCGAGGCGGCTGATACCATCGGACAGATGCGGTGCTGCGCTGAGGGACTGCTGGACGCTGTCAGGGCTACGGACCAGTGCTGCGCGCGCCTCCGCCAGCAGAGCCACGCTACGGCTACGGCAACGTCGCGCCCCTCGCGTACCCCTCAG CCCCAGCAGGCTTCCCAGGAGAAGTTCTACAGCATGGCTGCCCAGATCAAGCTACTCTTGGAGATTCCTGAGAAAATCTGGAGCTCCATGGAAGCCTCTCAGTACCTCCATGCTACCCAACTCTACCTGCTGTGCTGCCACCTTCATGGCCTGCTCCGGCTGGACTCCACCAGCGGCTCCTACAGCCCCGTGCTCGCCCGGTTCCCAATACTGGTGCGTCAGGTGGCGGCAGCCAGCCACTTCCG gTCAACCATTCTGCATGAAACCAAGATGATACTCAGATGCCAAACTGTGTCTGACCAGGCTGTTGCCGAGGCCTTGTCGTCAGTCATGCTGCTGGAAGACAGTTCTCCCCGCCAGGCCCTCACGGATTTCCTGTTAGCCAGAAAGGCAGCCATTCAGCAGCTTCTCAATCAGCCCCACCACG GTGCTGGCATTAAAGCGCAGATTTGTTCACTCGTGGAGCTCCTGGTCACCACTCTGTACCAAGCCCATGCCCTCTTCTACACCTTGCCCGAAGGTGTGCTGCCCGATCCCTCCCTGCCCTGTGGAGTTCTCTTTTCTACTCTGGACTCTGTTACGAGCCAAAGGCCTGCAG GGAAAGGCATCGTCAGTGTCTTGCAAGAGATGAAGTTGTGTAGCTGGTTCAAACATCTCCCAGCCTCCATTGTGGAGTTCCAGCCAACTCTTCGGACTCTTGCACACCCCATCAATGAGGAGTACCTGAAAGACACCCTACAGAAGTGGATCAGCAT GTGTCATGAAGACATCAAAAGTGGGATCACCAATTTGCTCGTTTATGTGAAGAGCCTGAAAGGCTTGGCCAGCATTCGGGATGCTGTGTGGGAGCTGCTCACCAGTGAGTCCATGAGCCGCAGCTGGGAAATGGTGTGCCGGCGCCTCCTGGACAAGCGCCTCTCCTTCTGGGAGGACCTGTTGCAGCAGCTGTTTCTGGACCGATTACAG ACGCTGACAAGAGAAGGCTTTGACTCTATCTCCAGCAGCTCTAAACAGCTTCTGACCTCAGCTCTGCAGGAGCTTGAAGCTAGTTCCAGCACCTCCCCCAATAAGCAGGTTCAGTTTGAGCACAacatgtctctctttctctggtcAGAGAGTCCTTCTGATTTGCCTTCAGATGCCGCTTGGGTCAATGTGGCAAACCGGAGCCAATGTGTCAGCAGCGGCCTCTCCATGAAAGCTCAGGCTCTCAGCCCCTACGTACAGAGCTTTTGTCTTGCCCTGGACTCCAAACTGAAAGTCAAACTGGATGACCTCATGGCATATCTTCCTTCAGATGCACCCAAGGAGGCCTCAGGCATGCAGACCAAGAATTCTGCTTTTGATAGATACTCAGATGCTGGCACTGTGGAGGGAATGCTCCGAAACCACTGTGCAGCCTGCACTGAGCAGATTGTGGCGTGTGTGCGTACTGAACTGCAAGGGGCTGAGGCCGTACTGCGAGGGCTGGTCCAGACCCTCAGTCGTTCCAAGCTCTCCTCAGTCCTATTCATGGCCAGACTCTGCCAGTCCCTTGGAGAATTGTGTCCCCATCTTAAACGATGTATTTTGGGCAAATCAGGCAGTTCAGAGAAACCCACGAGGGAGCCTCGGTCTATGAAGAAACAGATGAAAGGAAAAGCTCAAGAAGTGAATCCTATTCTAGCAAAATGGCACGAAGTGAAAGAGCAGCTCCTAGAGCAAAGTCTACTAGGATATCGCCTCTGGAGCACAGCCATCACAAAC GTCCTGGTTCATGATTTCACTCGGTCATTACTTCTTGATAATGCTGGCTCCATCCTAGCTATGGCCACAAACTGGGATGAACTAGAAATCCAGGAGGAGACAGAAACTGGGAGCAGTGTAACATCTAAGATTCGACTGCCAGTACAG CCATCCTGGTATGTCCAATCCTTCCTCTTCAGCCTGTGTCAAGAAATAAATCAGGTTGGAGGCCATGCCCTGCCCAAGGCAACACTGCAGGAGATGCTAAAGGGGTGCCTAGTTCAAGTACTAGCAGGCTATGAAAAACTTTCTGAAGAGAAGCCAACAAAG AAAGAAGGTATGTTCCCAATGACCCAGAACAGGGCGCTGCAGTTGCTTTATGATCTGCGCTACCTCAATATTGTGCTGACAGTCaaaagtgaagaggtgaaaagtAGTCGAAGTAAACAGGACTCCAG aatcGAAAAAGTAACAGACTTCTTAGAAGGTCTCATTGATCCTTTTGACCTAGATGTCTTTACACCACACCTAAACAGCAACCTTAATCGCCTGGTCCAACGAACCTCG gTTCTTTTTGGGTTGCTAACTGGTACAGACAATCAATTTTCTGCTCGGAGCAGTACTTTCAACTCCCAAGAACCCCATAATATACTGCCACTGGCATCGAGTCAGATCAG GTTTGGACTTCTTCCACTTAGTACGACTAGCACAAGAAAGGCTAAGTCCGCTGGCCGAAGCACAGAACCCAAGGACCAG GTTGTACTTCCAACACTCTCCAGAGCAGATGATGACATGATGCGTCCTGGTTCCTTGTTCAGACAGCTTGTCACAGAGGAGGAAGACACATCTACACCATCTCTTTTCAAACTTAGTTGGCTCTCTAGTATGACtaaataa